One Nocardiopsis gilva YIM 90087 genomic window, CGCCATCCGCGACGACGACCCGGTCCTCTTCCTGGAGAACCTGGGCCTGTACAACACCAAGGGCGAGGTGCCCGACGAGGACGAGAGCGTCGCCGAGATCGGCCGCGCCGCGGTGACCCGCGAGGGCACCGACGTCACCCTCATCGGCTACTCCCGCATGGCCATGGTCACCAACCAGGTCGCCGAGAAGCTCGCCGCCGAGGGCATCAGCTGCGAGGTCGTCGACCTGCGCAGCCTGCGTCCCCTCGACCGTGAGACGATCGTGGAGTCGGTGCGCAAGACCGGGTCCGCCGTCATCGCCGAGGACGACTGGCTCACCTACGGCATCGGCGCCGAGATCGCCGCCTCCATCCAGGAGGGCGCGTTCGACTACCTCGACGCCCCCGTTCGGCGCGTCGCCATGGCCGAGGTACCCATGCCGTACGCCAAGCCGCTGGAGACCGCTGCTCTCCCGTCGGTCGAGTCGATCACCACCGTCGTCAAGGAGACCCTGAACGCCGTGGGCCGGCGGGTCGGGTAAGGGGAAAGCACACGATGACTGACATCTACATGCCGCGCCTCTCCGACACCATGGAGGAAGGCGTCATCAGCTCCTGGGTCAAGAACGTCGGCGACAAGGTCGCGACCGGTGACGTGCTGGTCGAGATCGAGACCGACAAGGCCGTCATGGAGTATGAGGCCTACGAGGACGGTTACCTCGTCAAACAGTCGGTGAGCGCGGGCGACACCGTGCCGATCGGTGCCGTCATCGGTGTCATCGGCGACAGCCCGGACGCCGTTCCGGAGGAGTCCGCCCCGGCCGCCGCGCCCGCGGAGAAGGCGGAGGAGGCCCCGGCCACGGAGGCCGCCGCCCCGGCCCCCGCTGCTCCCGCCGAGACCGCTCCGGCGGCCCCGTCCGCCAACGGCGCCGCCGCGCGTCCGCGCACCTCCCCCCTGGCCCGCCGACTGGCCAAGGAGTACGGCCTGGACATCGAGAAGATCTCCGGGTCGGGCCCCAAGGGCCGCATCGTGCGCGCCGACATCGAGGCCGCCGCCAAGCAGCAGGCCGCCCCGGCCCCTGCTGCCGCCGCCCCGGCCGCTCCGGCTGCTGCTCAGGCCCCGGCGGGCGCCCCGCAGGAGGCGTTCGACGACGGCCGCGCCTCGGAGGAGCTCAAGGTCAGCAACGTGCGCAAGGTCATCGCGCGCCGGCTGACCCAGAGCAAGCAGGAGGTCCCGCACTTCTACCTGCGCCGCACGATCGACGCCGAGGGGCTCAAGGAGTTCCGCGGGCAGATCAACGCGCAGCTCGCCGACACCGGCGTCAAGGTCAGCTTCAACGACCTGATCGTCAAGGCCGTCGCCACGACGCTGCGCTCGCACCCGGAGGTGAACACCTCGTGGGTGGACGACAAGCTGCTCCAGCACCACCGGATCAACGTCGGTGTCGCCGTCGCGGTGGACGCCGGGCTGGTCGTTCCGGTCCTGCACGACACGGACAAGACGCCGCTGTCGGAGATCAGCACCAAGACCCGCGAGCTGGCCGGTAAGGCCCGCGACAACAAGCTGAAGCCGCAGGAGATGAGCGGCGGCACGTTCAGCGTCAGCAACCTGGGCATGTTCGGCATCGACAGCTTCTCCGCCGTCATCAACCCGCCGGAGGCCGCCATCCTCGCGGTGGGCGCGATGAAGCAGGAGGCCGTGGTGCGCGACGGCGAGATCGCCGCCCGCAACACCATCGCCCTGGAACTGTCGGTCGACCACCGCGCGGTTGACGGCGCCGTCGGCGCCGCGTTCCTCAAGGACCTCGCCGAGGTTCTGGAGAACCCGATGCGGATCATCCTGTAGTCGCCGACCAGGCCAGCCACCGACGCCCGGCTCCCGGTTCACTCCGGGGGCCGGGCGTTTCGCGTTCGGTCCGGCCATTCCGGTCGGCCCCCTGGTCAACGGCCCGAGTTCCACGTGAAACATGCACGTGTACGCGTGCGTTCGCGCGACCGCCGGTCTTCCGGCAAGATCACGGTTGGCTTCCCGTCTCCGCGCCCCAGTGGCCGACAGGCCGCCGCATGCGTCAGGCTGACTCTCGAACGGCCACGACCGATGGTGACTCCCCGATCACCGAAACGGCCGTCCGCATCCGCGCCGACCAGATAGAGAGCCCGTATGATGATCGCCTCTCACCAACCGGCCGGGGCCGAACCGACCATGGCCTCCGCAGCCATCGTCCCTGGACCGGACTGGACCCTGACCTTCGTGCTCCTGAACAGTGGCGTACACACGGGGCACTGGTCACTCCCTGCGGGCCCCATCGGCCCCGGTGAGAGCGCCGAACAGGCCGCCCGCCGCGAAGCCGAAACCAGCGCCGGCGTCCGCCCGGGCCCCCTCGCTCCCACCGGCATCTACGACGTCCACGGACGCACCGACGGCCTGCCCTACCGCTTCCGCCTCCACGTCTACCGCGCCCTCCAACCCTGCACGGTCACCGACGGCTTCGTCCCGAACCCGACCGACGTCGCGGAGGTCGGCCAGGCCCATCCCCACGACATCCTTCCGCACCCCACCCACATGCGGATCCTCAACGACGCGGGCCTCGCCGACTTCGACCCGGCTCTCGTCCAACGGCTGCTGGAAACCGACGGCGTGGCCGTGACGCGCCAGGACCTCTAAGACGGGTGCCTCAGCGAAGCTATCCCTCTCACCACCTCACGGCGGCACGGCAACGCTCCAGGGATCGGCCCCAGCACCTGGCCCCTCCGGAAACCTCGGTCCTCAAGGGCTCTGCTGCGCGGCGCTGGCGCCCTGCCGCAGGCCGCGAGGGCCCGGGACGAAGGCGTGGGTGCGGAAGGCCGCGGTGATCGTCACGGCGGCCAGGGCCAGAGCGACCAGGCTCCAGGGAAGCGCGCCCGTTCCGGCGCCTTCCAGCAGCACGCCGCCGAGCAGTCCGCCGCCGGCCACGGCGAGGTTGAAGAAGGTGACGAACATCGACTGCGCCACGTCGGCCGCCTCCCCAGCGGCGTCGGCCAGCGCGGTCTGCAGGAGGGTGGGCGCGCCGCCGAACGCCAGTCCCCAGGTCGCCACGCCCGCGAAGACGGCCCAGGCGTGTCCGCCCACGGCCCCCAGCAGCGCGGCCGAGGCCGTGAAGAGCACCAGGCTGCCCAGGGTGAGGGCGCGCAGGTGCCGGTCGGTCCAGATTCCGGTGAGCCAGATGCCGACGATCGCCGCCAGGCCGAACGCCGCCAGCAGCACGTCCACGCGTGCGGACAGCCCCGCCTGGGAGGCGAAGGGGGCGATGTAGGTGTAGAGGATGTTGTGGGCCAGGATCCACAGGAACATCACCGCCAGGACGGGCCGGACGCCGGGGGTGGTGAAAGTGCGTGCGATGGGCTGGCGGTCGGCGGCCTTCTGGCCGGGGAAGTCGGGCAGCAGCAGCCGGATCCACAGGCCCAGGAGCAGAGCGGCGACCGACATGGTCCAGAAGACGCCTCGCCATCCGACCAGGGCGCCCAGGGCGGTGCCGAGGGGAACGCCGAAGCACAGGGCGATGGGCTGGCCCACACCCATGACGGCCAGCGCACGCCCCTGCTGGTGGAGGGGGACCAGGCGGCGGGTGTAGCCGGAGAGCAGCCCCCAGATCACCCCCGAGGACATACCGGCTCCCAGCCGACCGACCAGGGAGAGCACGTAGGTGCCGGAGAGCGCGGTGAGGGAGTTGAACACCAGCAGCCCGATGACGCCGCAGAGCAGGAGTGGTCTGCGGCGGACTCCGCGGGTGGCGGCGATGACCGGGATCGCGGCTACCACGGAGCCGATCGCGTAGACGGTGATGAACTGCCCGGCCAGGCCCTCGCTGACCCCGAGGCCGGCACCGATCCGGGGAAGCAGCCCGGCCGGCATCGTCTCGGTGACGATGGCCAGGAACCCGGCCGTGGTCAGCGCCAGCAACTGGCGCACCGGCAACCGCGCCGACGCACCCGCCGCGGTTCGGGACGTCTCCCACACCCTGTCTTCAGTCTTCTTCATCCATCCCCCTGAGCGCCTTGTGTGGACTGCGTCGAAAGAGGGAGCCGGTCGATGCCGCCCCGCAGACCGGCGCCCCTCGTCGCCTCCGACGCCGAATCGGACCGGGGCTGCCGATCCAATTCTTCCGAGCGCGAGCACCTGAATTTCGTTTCAAAATGAGAGTGCGACGCCCATGGTGAAGCAGGGGCGCCACCCATTCCGCCCGGCGATCAATAATCCAAAAAGTGAGGGTGGCATGGGCAGGACCAGGCAGTCAATAGAAGGAATCTGGTTGCTGATAGAGCGCTCCTAATGCCCCTGGCAGGGTAATGACCGTGGAATTATTTCGTGAAATACGTCACGCTTCCACTGCCGTCTATTATGGGGGCCTAGTCTCCAGGCACGGAGGATTCCACGATGCGCACTACCGCCCTGCCCGCTAAAAGGGGATTTGGAGAGCGTGCAGTCCCATACGCCTTCCCAATGTGCGGAGTGGTGGCCACGTCCGGCAAGCACAGAGGGAATTCCGACCGCCTCGGCCGCGCTGGGCCCACCGATGGACGGCCCCGCGTACGCTGCCGGGATGGAGCGAACTCGGGGTCGTTGGTGATCGGCACGTCATTACGCGGGGATTTGTTGGAGGACAAGGGGAGACCTTCGGCGAACTCTGGCCTCACCGACTTCGACCCGGTTCTCGTCCAACGGCTGCTGGAAACCGACGGCGTGGCCGTGACGCGCCAGGACCTCTGAGACGGGTGCCTCAGCGGAGCTGTCCCTCTCACCACCTCACGGCGGCACGGCAACGCGCCAGGGATCGGCTCCGGCACCCGGCCCCTCTTCACACCGAGATCAGGTGGACGTCTTCGGCCCCGAACGTCTCCAGGTAAGCGGCCAGGTCCTCGGGGTCACTGGTGAACACCACCGCCCCCTGGTGCTTCACGGCAGTCCAGGCAACGAGGGCGTCCACCACGTCGGGCCGCTTCTTCG contains:
- a CDS encoding MFS transporter, which encodes MKKTEDRVWETSRTAAGASARLPVRQLLALTTAGFLAIVTETMPAGLLPRIGAGLGVSEGLAGQFITVYAIGSVVAAIPVIAATRGVRRRPLLLCGVIGLLVFNSLTALSGTYVLSLVGRLGAGMSSGVIWGLLSGYTRRLVPLHQQGRALAVMGVGQPIALCFGVPLGTALGALVGWRGVFWTMSVAALLLGLWIRLLLPDFPGQKAADRQPIARTFTTPGVRPVLAVMFLWILAHNILYTYIAPFASQAGLSARVDVLLAAFGLAAIVGIWLTGIWTDRHLRALTLGSLVLFTASAALLGAVGGHAWAVFAGVATWGLAFGGAPTLLQTALADAAGEAADVAQSMFVTFFNLAVAGGGLLGGVLLEGAGTGALPWSLVALALAAVTITAAFRTHAFVPGPRGLRQGASAAQQSP
- a CDS encoding alpha-ketoacid dehydrogenase subunit beta; protein product: MSVITYRQALRDTLRAEMHRDENVLLMGEEIGVFEGSYKITEGLLKEFGERRVRDTPIAEEGFVGAAVGAAMLGLRPVVELMTINFSLIAIDQIINHAAKIYGMFGGQTPVPMVIRTPGGGGQQLGATHSQNIELFYSFIPGLKVLAPSTPAEASSMLRAAIRDDDPVLFLENLGLYNTKGEVPDEDESVAEIGRAAVTREGTDVTLIGYSRMAMVTNQVAEKLAAEGISCEVVDLRSLRPLDRETIVESVRKTGSAVIAEDDWLTYGIGAEIAASIQEGAFDYLDAPVRRVAMAEVPMPYAKPLETAALPSVESITTVVKETLNAVGRRVG
- a CDS encoding NUDIX hydrolase; this translates as MMIASHQPAGAEPTMASAAIVPGPDWTLTFVLLNSGVHTGHWSLPAGPIGPGESAEQAARREAETSAGVRPGPLAPTGIYDVHGRTDGLPYRFRLHVYRALQPCTVTDGFVPNPTDVAEVGQAHPHDILPHPTHMRILNDAGLADFDPALVQRLLETDGVAVTRQDL
- a CDS encoding dihydrolipoamide acetyltransferase family protein codes for the protein MTDIYMPRLSDTMEEGVISSWVKNVGDKVATGDVLVEIETDKAVMEYEAYEDGYLVKQSVSAGDTVPIGAVIGVIGDSPDAVPEESAPAAAPAEKAEEAPATEAAAPAPAAPAETAPAAPSANGAAARPRTSPLARRLAKEYGLDIEKISGSGPKGRIVRADIEAAAKQQAAPAPAAAAPAAPAAAQAPAGAPQEAFDDGRASEELKVSNVRKVIARRLTQSKQEVPHFYLRRTIDAEGLKEFRGQINAQLADTGVKVSFNDLIVKAVATTLRSHPEVNTSWVDDKLLQHHRINVGVAVAVDAGLVVPVLHDTDKTPLSEISTKTRELAGKARDNKLKPQEMSGGTFSVSNLGMFGIDSFSAVINPPEAAILAVGAMKQEAVVRDGEIAARNTIALELSVDHRAVDGAVGAAFLKDLAEVLENPMRIIL